One Ranitomeya variabilis isolate aRanVar5 chromosome 5, aRanVar5.hap1, whole genome shotgun sequence DNA window includes the following coding sequences:
- the HSPA4 gene encoding heat shock 70 kDa protein 4, with protein MSVVGIDLGFQSCYVAVARAGGIETVANEYSDRSTPSCISFGPKNRSIGAAAKSQVISNAKNTLQGFKRFHGRAYTDPFVQAEKPGLAYDVVELPTGSAGIRVMYLEEEKNFTTEQVAGMLLTKLKETAESALKKPVVDCVVAVPCFFTDAERRSVMDATQIAGLNCLRLINETTAVALAYGIYKQDLPAPEEKPRIVVFVDMGHSAYQVSVSAFNKGKLKVLATAFDPVVGGRKFDDVLVNYFCEEFGKKYKLDIKSKIRPLLRLAQECEKLKKLMSANASELPLNIECFMNDIDVSGSMNRGHFEEMCDSLLSRVEAPLRSVLEQAKLKKEDIYAVEIVGGATRIPAVKERINRFFGKEVSTTLNADEAVARGCALQCAILSPAFKVREFSITDLVPYPISLKWNSPAEEGLSDCEVFPKNHAAPFSKVLTFYRKEPFSLDAYYSAPKELPYPDPSLGQFHVQKVVPQVDGSSSKVKVKVRVNVHGIFSVSSASLVEVHKTDDSEEPMDTDQAAKDEEKMQVDQEEQKQEENQSSQAENKPSSEEMETAQTSPKEKKNDQPPQAKKPKVKTSTIDLPIEHYPPWQIGRDSLNLFIENEGKMIMQDKLEKERNDAKNAVEEYVYEMRDKLCSVYEKFVNEDDRNSFILKLEDTENWLYEDGEDQSKQVYIDKITDLKNLGQPIQTRYQEFEDRPKAFEELGKQIQLYLKVINAFKNKEEAYDHLDAADMEKVEKTTNEAMEWMNNKMNLQIKQNLTIDPVVKTMEIQAKTKELLSTCNPIVSKPKPKVEPPKEEQPAGEQNGPVDSNVNSSTGPQGAEQNADSASDAEKKLPEMDIE; from the exons GTCCTGTATTTCATTTGGTCCTAAAAACCGATCTATTGGAGCAGCTGCAAAAAGCCAA GTCATTTCCAATGCAAAGAATACACTGCAAGGCTTCAAGAGGTTTCATGGCcgggcctacactgatccctttgTGCAGGCGGAGAAGCCTGGTCTGGCCTATGATGTTGTGGAGCTGCCAACGGGCTCAGCTGGCATAAGG GTCATGTATTTGGAAGAAGAGAAGAACTTCACCACGGAGCAGGTGGCTGGGATGCTGCTGACCAAACTTAAAGAAACTGCAGAGAGCGCCTTAAAGAAACCAGTAGTTGACTGTGTTGTTGCT GTTCCATGCTTCTTCACTGATGCAGAGAGGAGATCAGTAATGGATGCCACGCAGATCGCAGGGCTCAACTGTCTACGATTAATTAATGAGACTACTGCAG tTGCTCTTGCCTATGGAATTTATAAGCAAGATCTGCCTGCCCCAGAGGAGAAGCCAAGGATTGTAGTGTTTGTGGACATGGGGCACTCTGCGTATCAAGTGTCTGTCTCTGCTTTTAACAAAGGGAAACTCAAA GTTCTAGCCACTGCCTTTGATCCAGTTGTGGGTGGAAGGAAATTTGATGATGTTTTGGTTAATTATTTCTGTGAAGAGTTTGGCAAGAAATACAAGCTGGATATAAAGTCTAAGATAAGGCCTTTACTGCGGCTCGCCCAGGAGTGCGAGAAACTCAAAAAGCTGATGAGTGCGAATGCTTCCGAGCTGCCGCTGAATATTGAATGTTTTATGAATGATATTGATGTCTCTGGATCCATGAACAG GGGTCACTTTGAAGAAATGTGTGATAGTCTTTTATCTCGAGTTGAGGCTCCACTCCGCAGTGTCCTAGAACAAGCCA AACTGAAGAAAGAAGACATTTATGCTGTTGAAATAGTTGGTGGTGCCACCCGAATCCCAGCCGTCAAGGAGCGAATAAACCGATTCTTTGGTAAAGAAGTCAGCACTACACTGAACGCTGACGAGGCGGTAGCCCGAGGCTGTGCTTTACAG tGTGCTATTCTGTCGCCAGCGTTTAAAGTTAGAGAGTTTTCCATCACTGACCTGGTACCATACCCAATATCCCTGAAGTGGAATTCTCCAGCTGAGGAAGGATTAAG CGACTGTGAGGTGTTCCCAAAGAACCATGCTGCTCCCTTCTCCAAAGTGCTAACGTTCTACAGGAAGGAACCTTTTAGTTTGGATGCTTACTACAGCGCGCCCAAAGAGCTTCCATATCCTGACCCTTCTTTAG GTCAGTTTCATGTGCAGAAAGTGGTTCCTCAGGTTGATGGATCCAGTTCCAAGGTAAAGGTTAAAGTACGCGTTAATGTCCATGGTATATTTAGCGTTTCAAGTGCATCTCTTGTTGAAGTCCACAAAACGGATGATTCAGAGGAACCTATGGATACAGACCAAGCTGCAAAAGATGAGGAG AAAATGCAGGTTGACCAAGAGGAGCAAAAGCAAGAAGAGAATCAGTCGTCGCAGGCTGAAAACAAGCCTAGTTCTGAAGAAATGGAG ACAGCTCAAACTTCACCTAAGGAGAAAAAGAATGATCAGCCTCCTCAAGCCAAAAAACCCAAAGTGAAGACCAGCACCATTGACCTGCCCATCGAGCACTATCCTCCATGGCAGATAGGAAGGGACTCCCTAAACCTATTTATTGAGAATGAG GGAAAAATGATCATGCAGGATAAATTGGAGAAGGAACGAAATGATGCAAAGAATGCGGTAGAGGAATATGTCTACGAGATGAGGGACAAACTGTGCAGTGTTTATGAGAAGTTTGTCAATGAAGAT GATCGGAATAGTTTCATTCTGAAGCTGGAAGACACTGAGAACTGGTTGTATGAAGATGGCGAAGATCAGTCAAAACAAGTGTACATAGACAAAATAACAGATCTAAAG AATCTAGGCCAGCCTATCCAGACACGTTACCAGGAGTTTGAGGACAGACCAAAAGCCTTTGAAGAGCTTGGAAAACAAATTCAACTTTACCTGAAAGTTATTAATGCTTTTAAAAATAAG GAAGAAGCATAtgaccatttagatgctgctgacATGGAGAAGGTTGAGAAGACCACAAATGAAGCCATGGAGTGGATGAATAACAAGATGAACCTGCAGATAAAGCAGAACCTTACTATAGATCCAGTGGTGAAAACAATGGAGAtacaagcaaaaacaaaa gaattgctgagcaCATGCAACCCAATTGTCTCCAAACCAAAACCCAAAGTGGAGCCTCCAAAAGAGGAGCAGCCAGCCGGAGAGCAGAACGGACCAGTAGACAGCAACGTAAATAGCAGCACGGGGCCGCAGGGTGCAGAACAAAATGCAGATTCAGCTTCCGATGCAGAAAAGAAACTTCCAGAAATGGACATTGAATAA